The DNA sequence TCCGGTACAGAAAATTATGCAGCTGTAGTGGTAAATGATAATTATACAATTACAAGTAACAAAATTAGCGGTACTGATATGGAAGGAAATACAATAGCAAATGCAGAATTGAATGTTGTTATCTCTTCCGGAAATGTAATTGTACAGAGTGATTTTGAAGGTCTGATTATTGCGAAGGGAACGATTACGATTAAAAATCGTGACGATGGAAGCAGTAGCTATCAGTTGAAATCATCACCTACAAAAACAGCAATTGCGTTATCAGCTGCAAATCAGGAAGGTGTTACAGCAGCGAAATATCTAAAAGGTGATGTTGCATTGATTAATGGTGTAAACGATGATGAAGAGGGTAGTGAAATTAAGATATCAGATTTAATTACTTATGATAACTGGCAGAAAAACTAGAAAGAAGGAGGTACATTATGCGGAACAACAAAGGATTTTCTTTTGCAGAAGCAATTGCGGTAATTGCCATTTTGGCAGTGCTGGCAGCGGGAGTTGTTGTTGGAATCGGTTCGCTGGGAGGATGGCGAGTGACGAATTGTGCCTCTGATATTAACAGCTCAATGAAGAATACAAGAGTAAATGCTATGAGCAAGTCCAGTGCATATATGCAGATTCGGTGTGACAGCAATGGAGATTATTTTCTGATGGAGAGTGGAAAGCAAGAAGAAAAGGTGGCATCAGGAAGTATAAGCATTACTTATGAAACAAATAATGGGGTCACTGTTGATATTACGGATGGGAGCCCGCTTATATTGTCTTATAGTAGAAGTTCTGGTGCTTTTATGCCTATCATAACCAATGTTAGGGATGATGGAACATTTACTTTTATGACAGATGCAGGTGGTGCATATTGCTATTGCAGTAAAATTGTCATAACAAATGGAGCAAAGACGAAAACAATCACACTGGTAAAAGATACCGGAAAACATACGCTGGAGTAACAGGAGATGGTAGAGTGAAGGATAATAGAGGATTATCACTGGTAGAATTGGTTGCTGTTGTGGCAATTATGTTAATTTTGTCAACAGCAGTGATAGGATTTGTAGCGGCGGGAATGCGGCATTATCAGGAAGCACGTTCCGAAGTGAACCGGCAGAGTGAAGCTCAGATGGTGTCCAATCAGCTACAGGATCTTTTGATAGATACTGCTAATGGGGTCAAGTATGATGATAGCTCTAAAGAATTATGGGCATATACTACGGAAGCAGAAAGTGGAACCAGTATTTATACAGCTACGAAAATAAATTGGGATAGACCTACAGAAAAGTTGTTGTTTTCTAAATACATTTATAATCCTGAAGGTGGCGGTGGTTATACTCAGGTTGAGGATGGCGTGGATCAGTTATTAGCAGAACATGTCAGTGACTTTACAGCGGATTTGTCTCGGTTAGAAAATGAAAATATTATTACATTTGGGATTGAAATTACAATACAGGAAAAATCCTACCACACGGAAGGCGTTGTAACCCTTAGAAATAAGTTGAAAGAGGTAGCGGACGAGAATGAGGCATTTAAAGATGTCGTGGTGGAATTGAATCCTATTGTGAAGAACGTTGTTATCAGTCCTTCCAGTGCATGTATGTGGCAAGGGGGGAATTATTCAGGTTTTACAGCAGTAGTAAATGGTGTGAACTATCCGGCACAGGATGTTTCATGGAAATTTTCAGAGGCAACGGTAGCTGCATTGACAGATGCAGGAACTACAATTGATTC is a window from the Roseburia sp. 499 genome containing:
- a CDS encoding pilus assembly FimT family protein, translating into MRNNKGFSFAEAIAVIAILAVLAAGVVVGIGSLGGWRVTNCASDINSSMKNTRVNAMSKSSAYMQIRCDSNGDYFLMESGKQEEKVASGSISITYETNNGVTVDITDGSPLILSYSRSSGAFMPIITNVRDDGTFTFMTDAGGAYCYCSKIVITNGAKTKTITLVKDTGKHTLE